One stretch of Ipomoea triloba cultivar NCNSP0323 chromosome 8, ASM357664v1 DNA includes these proteins:
- the LOC116026974 gene encoding uncharacterized protein LOC116026974: protein MRKIGNKLGKIIRVDHTTSLVSRGKFARVCMEVDITQPLISRFTLEEKVWPVAYEGMHLVCFSCGLYGHRQDCCPTAPQKDPEEAAHEGTEQGQAERSQQSARAPPTMGVGGFTARPYGPWMIAQRKERRQNGKQMGQGRQVAQGGLPRQLGSNDGGLSAGGSRFSPLENDNDTADRAEEEHRPAAATGSDEHSGTPIPSQAEHRGRPRRANVIVSEKQIANDNSSGGITQPAAKETITNSKPSSSRVRRAAEEDEHVVIRGEQGGKVVSSTRVSAERTPKEIPVDSMTLIPEHHGDPPSQHDDEGDVVMEIEEHHAVSLAEAGPGGPPVGVTEAGQEPWFYTVVYGSPSNHLRRRLWVELSLSKLGFVGPWMVAGFSGPSLTWIRGNSSGTVKGARLDRVLCNVEWRQRFPNVSVVHLPRISSDHAPILIRRADVVPIRVRFSFKFQAAWLTDKGFSGVIESRRRTGSLQDNIASLTATLDRWNRDVFGNILRRKRSLLARLKGVQRRLASGFNAGLLKLEKKLTEKYHEVLYQEELLWSQRSREEWIVSGDRNTAYYHAATLIRNSRNSIVSLRDGTGEGIMEGNNLKDHVRNFYVHLFTTEGNAYPYHLLDGSYPRLMPEEWREFNKEVSMVEVHNALTSMAPFKAPGPDGFHAAFYQRMWGVVGNTLYNLVKDAYNTGALPVGVNDNLLVLIPKVNSPETIKQFRPISLCNVTCKLVTKTITNRLKAVLPKLVRPFQSSFVPGKQISDNILVYQEIMHTMRTKKGKTGYMAIKLDLEKAYDRLSWDFIEMVLRDTSFSDQWTRLIMHCIRTPCMSIIWNGERLQSFRPQRGIRQGDAMCPAIFVRCMDKLSQMISHKVSFGDWKGVRMDSNGPIISHLCFADDMVLFTEATVDQVEHIRLCLEQFCAASGQKISYDKSQVFFSRNTDPRAAEDIATRLEVMKTDNLGRYLGVPSIHGRVTCQSFNVLLDRVTGRLEGWKTKMLSMVGRVTLAKAVLNAIPTYTMQTTVLPKGVCMEIEKKTRQFIWGNQGQDTTRKINLVSWDTVTKEKVAGGLGIRRLQDMNRACMAKLGWHLIHEKESLWAQTLLTKYKTGSDRLAECHITGNTSHAWKGILEAFPIIDDGMVRLVRNGRSTRFWLDKWISRKPLSQFITAPLSLPELYANVAEYWEEGRGWMWERVQDILPMDIMKRMASIMLVDEDCESDSCAWALEDDGRFSVRSAYAVISDSDQEVNLSNWKRIWELKVPNKICFFIWLLLHGKILTNAERRRRHLTTNDWCVCCAGVEETCDHLFRYCSESRGIWDTAACSSRVHSKLQNLDWTRWLLTNLEGDQRSGFGVNWPARFAIRFWWIWKWGNDTVFNGRSITFDQKIQWIRRQEEEVLNAFAVTRSTGGLEQRVVETLIAWKMPESDWMKMNVDGSVSTADGSSSCGGVLRDTTGTWRGGFMYNIGSCSIGEAEGWGVFQGLSLAARMGVHNLIVECDSLTTIEQLQGKRPCLGVSKNILRRCIEMRRAFTMVEFCHVYREQNRVADALACQALTKQSTLLEIVDAPLDLRDILHEDQCGASFLMKIPVSRAGDIAYYIITDTTQPDCLSCPLRMKLHTNYKWPDMLGIARRN from the exons ATGAGGAAAATCGGTAATAAGCTGGGAAAGATAATTCGCGTTGATCATACTACTAGTTTGGTGTCCAGGGGAAAATTTGCAAGGGTATGTATGGAAGTGGACATAACACAGCCGCTCATATCTCGTTTCACCCTGGAGGAAAAGGTTTGGCCGGTGGCTTATGAGGGGATGCACTTGGTCTGCTTTTCTTGCGGACTTTACGGGCATAGGCAAGACTGCTGCCCGACGGCACCACAAAAGGATCCAGAAGAGGCTGCTCATGAGGGAACCGAACAGGGGCAGGCTGAGAGGAGTCAACAGTCAGCACGTGCTCCGCCAACAATGGGGGTCGGAGGATTTACTGCTAGACCCTATGGTCCTTGGATGATAGCCCAAAGAAAGGAGAGGAGACAGAATGGGAAACAGATGGGGCAAGGTCGACAAGTTGCACAGGGAGGGTTACCAAGACAACTCGGGAGTAATGACGGAGGTTTGAGTGCTGGTGGTTCACGGTTTTCTCCCCTGGAGAATGACAATGACACAGCTGATCGAGCCGAGGAGGAGCATCGACCGGCTGCTGCTACTGGTTCTGATGAACATTCGGGAACCCCAATTCCATCACAGGCTGAACACAGAGGACGGCCAAGGAGGGCTAATGTCATAGTGAGCGAAAAGCAAATAGCGAATGATAACTCGAGTGGGGGAATTACGCAACCAGCCGCGAAGGAGACTATTACAAATAGCAAACCATCGAGTTCGAGGGTCCGTCGAGCGGCTGAGGAGGATGAACATGTTGTCATTCGGGGTGAACAGGGAGGGAAGGTTGTTAGTTCGACCAGAGTTTCCGCCGAGAGAACTCCAAAGGAAATTCCAGTGGACTCTATGACGTTAATCCCGGAGCACCATGGTGACCCCCCTTCGCAACACGATGATGAGGGGGATGTTGTGATGGAAATAGAGGAGCATCATGCGGTTTCGTTGGCGGAGGCAGGGCCGGGTGGCCCTCCCGTTGGC GTAACGGAAGCAGGACAGGAGCCGTGGTTTTATACGGTTGTTTATGGTAGTCCGTCGAACCATTTACGTAGGAGGCTTTGGGTGGAGCTTTCTCTTTCAAAGTTGGGGTTCGTAGGGCCGTGGATGGTAGCGG GGTTTAGTGGACCGAGTCTGACTTGGATTAGAGGGAACTCTTCAGGGACTGTGAAGGGTGCTCGTTTGGATAGGGTTCTGTGTAACGTGGAATGGCGCCAACGTTTTCCCAACGTGAGTGTCGTTCATCTTCCGAGAATTTCGTCTGACCACGCACCGATTTTGATTCGGAGGGCAGATGTGGTTCCGATCCGGGTCAGATTCTCTTTTAAGTTTCAAGCGGCATGGTTGACAGACAAAGGTTTTTCTGGAGTCATTGAAAGTAGGCGGAGAACTGGTTCACTCCAAGACAACATCGCCAGTTTGACAGCTACTTTGGATCGCTGGAACAGAGATGTTTTCGGCAATATTCTTCGTCGGAAGAGGTCCTTGTTAGCACGATTGAAGGGGGTGCAACGTCGTCTTGCATCTGGATTTAACGCTGGTCTTTTGAAACTTGAAAAGAAGTTGACGGAGAAATATCATGAGGTCCTTTACCAGGAGGAGCTTCTTTGGTCCCAACGTTCCAGGGAGGAGTGGATTGTTTCGGGAGATCGGAACACTGCATATTATCATGCTGCAACTCTTATCCGGAATTCACGAAATTCAATCGTGAGCTTGCGCGATGGTACCGGGGAAGGGATCATGGAGGGTAATAATCTTAAAGACCATGTTCGTAACTTCTATGTGCATTTGTTCACTACGGAGGGGAATGCGTACCCTTATCACCTTTTAGATGGCTCCTACCCACGTTTGATGCCGGAAGAGTGGAGGGAGTTTAATAAAGAGGTTTCTATGGTAGAAGTTCACAATGCTCTTACGAGCATGGCACCGTTTAAGGCCCCCGGGCCCGATGGGTTCCATGCGGCTTTCTATCAACGTATGTGGGGGGTTGTCGGTAACACTCTCTACAATCTTGTCAAAGATGCTTATAACACGGGTGCTCTTCCGGTTGGGGTGAATGATAACCTCTTGGTTCTCATTCCAAAGGTCAATTCGCCGGAGACTATAAAGCAATTCCGACCTATTAGTCTTTGTAATGTAACGTGTAAACTTGTTACCAAGACTATTACTAATCGGCTAAAAGCAGTGCTTCCCAAATTGGTCAGACCTTTTCAGAGTTCTTTTGTGCCGGGTAAGCAGATTTCCGACAATATTCTTGTTTATCAGGAGATTATGCACACCATGCGCACAAAGAAAGGTAAAACTGGGTACATGGCAATAAAGCTGGATTTGGAAAAAGCGTATGACAGGCTATCTTGGGACTTTATCGAAATGGTTCTTAGGGACACTAGTTTTAGCGACCAATGGACCCGGTTGATTATGCATTGCATTCGAACTCCCTGCATGTCCATTATTTGGAATGGCGAACGGTTACAGTCTTTCAGACCGCAAAGAGGAATAAGGCAGGGGGATGCGATGTGTCCAGCAATTTTTGTTCGCTGCATGGATAAACTTAGTCAAATGATTTCTCATAAAGTGAGTTTTGGCGATTGGAAAGGTGTTCGAATGGACTCCAACGGTCCCATTATATCCCATCTTTGTTTTGCGGACGATATGGTCCTCTTTACGGAAGCTACGGTTGACCAAGTGGAACATATTCGCCTATGTCTGGAGCAGTTTTGTGCGGCCTCCGGGCAGAAGATCAGCTATGATAAGTCCCAGGTTTTCTTCTCACGAAATACGGACCCTCGCGCCGCAGAGGACATCGCAACACGTCTTGAAGTTATGAAAACTGATAATTTAGGCAGGTATCTTGGTGTTCCGTCCATTCATGGTCGGGTTACTTGCCAAAGCTTTAATGTTCTTCTAGATCGGGTCACTGGGAGGCTCGAGGGATGGAAAACGAAAATGTTATCAATGGTGGGTAGGGTCACTCTAGCCAAAGCGGTTCTAAATGCTATTCCTACTTACACCATGCAAACGACGGTCTTACCGAAAGGGGTGTGTATGGAGATAGAGAAGAAAACCAGACAGTTTATCTGGGGCAATCAGGGCCAAGACACTACTAGAAAGATTAATCTTGTAAGTTGGGATACGGTTACGAAGGAGAAAGTTGCAGGAGGTCTCGGTATTCGAAGGTTACAAGATATGAATCGGGCATGCATGGCCAAGCTTGGGTGGCATCTCATCCACGAGAAGGAGAGTTTGTGGGCACAAACCTTGCTGACGAAATATAAGACTGGTAGTGACAGGTTGGCGGAGTGTCACATTACCGGAAATACATCGCATGCGTGGAAAGGAATTTTGGAAGCTTTCCCCATTATCGACGATGGTATGGTAAGACTGGTTAGGAATGGACGGAGTACGCGGTTTTGGCTGGATAAATGGATTAGTCGCAAGCCGCTCTCTCAGTTCATCACGGCTCCTTTAAGCTTGCCTGAGCTTTATGCGAATGTGGCTGAGTATTGGGAAGAGGGACGTGGGTGGATGTGGGAACGTGTGCAGGATATTCTTCCTATGGATATTATGAAGAGGATGGCAAGTATCATGCTCGTTGATGAGGACTGCGAATCCGACAGCTGCGCCTGGGCGCTGGAAGATGATGGCAGATTTTCAGTGCGTTCTGCCTATGCCGTAATTTCGGATTCTGATCAGGAAGTTAACCTGTCCAATTGGAAAAGGATATGGGAGCTCAAAGTTCCCAAcaagatttgtttttttatttggttgCTTTTGCATGGGAAAATCTTAACTAATGCTGAACGTCGTAGACGTCATCTCACTACTAATGATTGGTGTGTTTGCTGTGCAGGGGTTGAGGAGACATGCGATCATTTATTCCGATACTGCAGTGAGTCTAGAGGAATCTGGGATACAGCGGCTTGTAGTAGCCGGGTTCATTCCAAACTCCAAAATTTGGATTGGACTCGTTGGTTGCTGACTAATCTAGAAGGGGACCAGCGTTCGGGATTTGGTGTCAATTGGCCTGCTAGGTTCGCGATCAGGttttggtggatttggaagtggGGAAATGACACCGTCTTTAATGGTCGCAGCATCACTTTTGACCAGAAGATTCAATGGATTCGGCGGCAGGAGGAGGAGGTTCTTAACGCGTTTGCAGTAACGAGGAGCACTGGTGGTTTGGAGCAACGAGTTGTGGAAACCCTCATCGCTTGGAAGATGCCCGAATCGGACTGGATGAAAATGAACGTCGACGGGAGTGTCTCCACGGCTGATGGTAGCTCGAGCTGCGGCGGTGTTCTACGTGATACTACGGGAACGTGGAGAGGCGGCTTCATGTATAATATTGGCAGCTGTTCAATTGGAGAGGCAGAGGGTTGGGGTGTGTTCCAAGGGCTTAGTTTGGCTGCTCGCATGGGGGTTCATAACCTCATTGTCGAGTGTGATTCTTTGACTACAATCGAACAGTTGCAAGGAAAAAGGCCTTGCCTGGGGgtttccaaaaatattttgcGCCGATGCATTGAGATGAGGAGAGCTTTCACGATGGTAGAGTTCTGTCACGTTTACAGAGAGCAAAATAGAGTAGCCGATGCCTTAGCATGTCAAGCGCTTACCAAACAGAGCACTCTTTTGGAAATAGTGGATGCTCCCTTGGACTTGAGAGACATCTTGCATGAAGATCAGTGTGGTGCTAGTTTTCTTATGAAAATCCCCGTCAGTAGGGCGGGTGATATAGc TTACTACATAATTACGGACACAACGCAGCCTGATTGCCTTAGTTGTCCACTGAGGATGAAGCTGCATACCAACTATAAATGGCCAGACATGCTGGGAATAgcaagaagaaattaa